CCTGGTGACGACCTAGCCGTGCTACTGAGAAGCGCGGCAATGGAAGACAACACCGTGATAATGACCTTCACGAACGGGGCCATGTCATCGCCCGGCTCACTCCTGGACCTCTTCCTGGAGAGCTTCCGTGTTGGCGACAAGACAGAGCCCCTGCTGAAGCACCTCGTCGTCATCAACACGGACAACAAGGCTTTGGAGCAGTGCAAGCTCGTGCACCCATTGTGCTACCGGCTAGACATTGGCGGCGGCATCaacttcacggcggagaagtggtTTATGAGCAGGGACTACCTGGAGATGATGTGGGCTAGGAACAGGTTCCAGTCTCGTGTCCTGGAGATGGGCTACGGTTTTGTCTTCACGGTGAACACTCACATTGCCATGGATTCAATTTGCATTTTTCGtacaggaaatatattaatatcgaaaaccAATTTTCTAGCTCTAGTTAACATATATGgtgatgatttccatggcctgtgTAGGACGTGGACATCGTGTGGTTCCGGAACCCGCTGCTACAAGTTCCAGTGGCCGCGGACATCGCCTTTTCATGCGAGAGGTACAACGACCAAGCGGACCCATACGACCTGCGGAAGGACGCCAACGGAGGGTTCCTCTACGCCAAGCCAAACATGAGGACAATCAGGTTCTTCAAGAGCTGGTACGAGGCGAGGGCCGTGTACCCGGGCCGGAACGAGCAGTATGTGTTCGGTGGGGTGAAGCGAGAGCTGTCAGTGCGGCACGGCATAACGTTGCTCTTCATCGACACGGCTTACTTTGGCAGCAACTGCCAGCCCAAGAAGGACTTCCAGCGGCTATGCACGTTTCACGCCAACTGCCTCAAAGGGATGAGTAACAAGGTGAACCTCCTCCGAGGCATCATGGGTGAATGGAAGCATTTCAGGAATAACACTAGTGTTTCACACTGATGTAACATTTTATAGGCAAAATTATGCTATATTTCAAGCTAGAGCATATGGAATATTTTAGGTGATTTCAAACTTGGAATAATAATGTTACCATGTATAACAATGTATGCCCAAAACAAGGAATCATCAGATTTAATGAGCCTATTTGCAACCTTGGACTGATTGAAATTTGAAACGCCTCTAATTAAAAGGAAGATTTTTTTAGGTAAA
This region of Lolium perenne isolate Kyuss_39 chromosome 2, Kyuss_2.0, whole genome shotgun sequence genomic DNA includes:
- the LOC127330924 gene encoding uncharacterized protein At4g15970-like encodes the protein MVELQAAAVTSTTPGDDLAVLLRSAAMEDNTVIMTFTNGAMSSPGSLLDLFLESFRVGDKTEPLLKHLVVINTDNKALEQCKLVHPLCYRLDIGGGINFTAEKWFMSRDYLEMMWARNRFQSRVLEMGYGFVFTDVDIVWFRNPLLQVPVAADIAFSCERYNDQADPYDLRKDANGGFLYAKPNMRTIRFFKSWYEARAVYPGRNEQYVFGGVKRELSVRHGITLLFIDTAYFGSNCQPKKDFQRLCTFHANCLKGMSNKVNLLRGIMGEWKHFRNNTSVSH